One Deinococcus sp. LM3 genomic region harbors:
- the rplT gene encoding 50S ribosomal protein L20 — MPRVKTGTVRRRRHKKVLKRAKGFWGSRSKQYRNAFQTLLNAATYEYRDRRNKKRDFRRLWIQRINAGARLHGMNYSTFIGGLKRANIDLNRKVLADIAAREPEAFKALVEAAKNSK; from the coding sequence ATGCCTCGCGTCAAGACCGGCACCGTCCGCCGCCGCCGTCACAAGAAGGTCCTGAAGCGCGCCAAGGGCTTCTGGGGCAGCCGCAGCAAGCAGTACCGCAACGCGTTCCAGACCCTGCTGAACGCCGCGACCTACGAGTACCGCGATCGCCGCAACAAGAAGCGTGACTTCCGTCGCCTGTGGATCCAGCGTATCAACGCCGGCGCCCGCCTGCACGGCATGAACTACTCCACCTTCATCGGTGGCCTGAAGCGCGCGAACATCGACCTGAACCGCAAGGTCCTGGCCGACATCGCCGCCCGTGAGCCCGAGGCCTTCAAGGCCCTGGTCGAAGCGGCCAAGAACAGCAAGTAA
- the rpmI gene encoding 50S ribosomal protein L35, with product MPKMKTLKSASRRIKITGTGKVMAFKSGKRHQNTKKSGNTIRGKGKGFVLAQSEWARMKKMLPYGGK from the coding sequence ATGCCCAAGATGAAGACTCTGAAAAGCGCCTCGCGCCGGATCAAGATCACCGGCACCGGCAAGGTCATGGCATTCAAGAGTGGCAAGCGCCACCAGAACACCAAGAAGAGCGGAAACACCATCCGCGGCAAGGGCAAGGGCTTCGTGCTCGCCCAGAGCGAATGGGCCCGCATGAAGAAGATGCTGCCCTACGGAGGTAAATAA
- a CDS encoding GNAT family N-acetyltransferase has translation MSTAFTLQAATPDTLADIHALHPDPAEAARRLSVTQERVRAGQLDPARFLLLRTDGAVQGVCFVGPNARVPLFPTYRADTPADALTAFLRELRRRVSDTPDRQLLLDDTLVTPRPAEAVQAGWVPDSQHVIYRTDLRGRPHAPDPDVTAVSPDDPGVHEALRELGRPDWEAAEGWTLHALRREGQVLALGATGPGGRPGEAGLDLIGVRPAHRGCGYGARLHAHLLGVAAQTFASHTGGTDAGNHAMRRTFERSGSVLLSTQQYYRQH, from the coding sequence ATGTCCACTGCTTTTACCCTTCAGGCGGCCACGCCCGACACGCTGGCCGACATTCACGCCCTGCACCCCGACCCGGCCGAGGCGGCCCGCCGGTTGAGCGTCACACAGGAGCGCGTGCGGGCCGGTCAACTCGACCCGGCGCGGTTCCTGCTGCTGCGCACTGACGGTGCCGTGCAGGGCGTGTGCTTCGTCGGGCCGAACGCCCGCGTGCCCCTGTTTCCCACCTACCGCGCGGACACGCCCGCCGACGCCCTGACTGCGTTCCTGCGTGAACTGCGCCGCCGCGTCTCGGATACCCCCGACCGGCAACTGCTGCTGGACGACACGCTGGTCACGCCGCGCCCAGCGGAGGCGGTGCAGGCCGGCTGGGTGCCCGACTCGCAGCATGTGATCTACCGCACGGACCTGCGCGGCCGGCCCCACGCGCCCGACCCGGACGTGACGGCCGTCAGTCCGGACGATCCCGGCGTGCACGAGGCCCTGCGGGAGCTGGGCCGCCCGGACTGGGAGGCCGCCGAGGGCTGGACCCTGCACGCCCTGCGCCGGGAGGGTCAGGTGCTGGCCCTCGGCGCGACCGGCCCCGGCGGCCGCCCCGGCGAGGCGGGCCTCGACCTGATCGGCGTGCGGCCCGCGCACCGTGGGTGCGGGTACGGCGCGCGGCTGCACGCACACCTGCTGGGCGTGGCCGCGCAGACCTTCGCCTCGCACACGGGCGGCACCGACGCTGGCAACCACGCCATGCGCCGCACCTTTGAACGCAGCGGCAGCGTGCTGCTCAGCACCCAGCAGTACTACCGGCAGCACTGA
- a CDS encoding alpha-amylase family protein encodes MPQPDPFRTLLAGQLRQAFDDDRDADTFLLRLDRYGPELKASLQATYGDAAPALMDRLLELMLHAYHARPADLKRLDETRLLRPDWLQDPSMLGYVAYTDRFAGTLKGVREHLDYLQDLGVTYLHLMPLLQPRPGENDGGYAVADYRAVRSDLGSMDDLSALAADLRPRGVSLVLDLVLNHVAQEHEWARKARAGDATYREYFHVFPDRTVPDAYERTLPEVFPDFAPGNFTWNEEAGGWVWTTFNTYQWDLNWSNPSVLAEFVDIILHLANRGVEVFRLDAIAFMWKRLGTDCQNQPEVHHITQALRACARIVAPAVAFKAEAIVAPADLIHYLGTGEHHGRVSDMAYHNSLMVQLWSSLASRDARLFAGALQAFPPKPTSTTWGMYVRCHDDIGWAISDADASRAGLDGAAHRHFLSDFYSGEHPGTFARGMVFQFNPQTGDRRISGTAASLAGLEAALDAADPRRTDDAVRRLLLLHAVTLAFGGVPLLYMGDELALLNDYSFAAVPEHAADNRWLHRPRMDWERAADAQANPGTPHGRVNAGLRRLISVRQGLPHLHASVESRPVPSPDPCVLLLRRDHPQGVMLAAYNFSEHTINFPAWALRDHLGDHARDHIAATAFNLGGGTVTLEPYRALWLTQS; translated from the coding sequence ATGCCGCAACCCGACCCCTTCCGGACGCTGCTGGCCGGTCAACTTCGTCAGGCCTTCGACGATGACCGCGACGCGGACACCTTCCTGCTGCGCCTCGACCGCTACGGCCCGGAACTGAAGGCCAGCCTGCAGGCCACCTACGGCGACGCCGCCCCCGCGCTGATGGACCGCCTGCTGGAACTCATGCTGCACGCCTACCACGCCCGACCCGCCGACCTGAAACGGCTGGACGAGACCCGCCTGCTGCGCCCCGACTGGCTACAGGACCCCAGCATGCTCGGGTACGTGGCGTACACCGACCGCTTTGCCGGGACCCTGAAAGGTGTGCGCGAACACCTGGATTACCTGCAGGACCTGGGCGTCACGTACCTGCACCTGATGCCGCTGCTGCAACCCCGCCCCGGCGAGAACGACGGCGGGTACGCCGTGGCCGACTACCGCGCCGTGCGCAGCGACCTGGGCAGCATGGACGACCTGTCCGCCCTGGCCGCCGACCTGCGCCCGCGCGGCGTGAGCCTGGTGCTGGACCTCGTGCTGAACCACGTGGCGCAGGAGCACGAGTGGGCCCGCAAGGCCCGCGCCGGGGACGCCACGTACCGCGAGTACTTCCATGTCTTCCCGGACCGCACCGTTCCCGACGCCTACGAACGCACCCTGCCCGAGGTGTTCCCGGACTTCGCGCCCGGCAACTTCACCTGGAACGAGGAGGCCGGCGGGTGGGTCTGGACGACCTTCAACACCTACCAGTGGGACCTGAACTGGAGTAACCCCAGCGTGCTGGCCGAGTTCGTGGACATCATCCTGCACCTCGCCAACCGGGGCGTGGAGGTCTTCCGCCTGGACGCCATCGCGTTCATGTGGAAACGCCTGGGCACCGACTGTCAGAACCAGCCGGAAGTGCATCACATCACCCAGGCACTGCGCGCCTGCGCCCGCATCGTCGCGCCTGCCGTGGCCTTCAAGGCCGAGGCCATCGTCGCGCCCGCCGACCTGATCCACTACCTCGGGACCGGTGAGCACCACGGGCGGGTCAGTGACATGGCGTACCACAACTCGCTGATGGTGCAACTCTGGAGCAGCCTTGCCAGCCGCGACGCCCGCCTGTTCGCCGGGGCGCTCCAGGCCTTCCCGCCCAAACCCACCAGCACCACCTGGGGCATGTACGTCCGCTGCCACGACGACATCGGCTGGGCCATCAGCGACGCCGACGCCAGCCGCGCCGGACTGGACGGCGCCGCCCACCGGCACTTCCTGAGCGACTTCTACAGCGGCGAGCACCCCGGCACCTTCGCGCGCGGCATGGTCTTCCAGTTCAACCCGCAGACCGGCGACCGCCGCATCAGCGGCACGGCCGCCAGCCTCGCCGGCCTGGAAGCCGCGCTGGACGCCGCCGACCCCCGCCGCACCGACGACGCCGTCCGGAGACTGCTGCTGCTGCACGCCGTCACCCTGGCCTTCGGCGGCGTACCGCTGCTGTACATGGGCGACGAACTGGCGCTCCTGAACGACTACTCATTCGCTGCCGTGCCCGAACACGCCGCCGACAACCGCTGGCTGCACCGCCCCCGCATGGACTGGGAGCGCGCCGCCGACGCCCAGGCCAACCCCGGCACCCCGCACGGTCGCGTGAACGCCGGACTGCGCCGCCTGATCAGCGTCCGCCAGGGCCTGCCGCACCTGCACGCCAGTGTCGAGAGCCGCCCCGTCCCCAGCCCGGACCCCTGCGTGCTGCTGCTGCGCCGCGACCACCCGCAGGGGGTCATGCTGGCCGCGTACAACTTCAGCGAACACACCATCAACTTCCCCGCCTGGGCGCTGCGCGACCACCTGGGCGACCACGCCCGCGACCACATCGCCGCCACCGCCTTCAACCTGGGCGGCGGCACCGTCACGCTCGAACCGTACCGCGCGCTGTGGCTCACGCAGAGCTGA
- a CDS encoding alpha/beta hydrolase, with translation MPTIQTKHTLAPQTELYYETYGEGRPVVLIHGWPLSGRMWEGQIDALRHAGYQVISYDRRGFGQSGKTATGYTYDVFASDLKDLIEALSLNDVTVVGFSMGGGEVSRYAGLFGTQYLRSAALISSVAPYLLKTEDNPDGGMAEADVEGMVGQVAANRPQFLAGFTKKFLNWDENGAKLGDEFLDFTASLYFQASPVATQECVRAFAMTDFRADLAKLTVPLLVVHGDADQIVPLEASGQRVPQYQPNAELHVMKGAPHGLNATHAEEFNRLLLDFVAR, from the coding sequence ATGCCCACCATTCAGACCAAGCACACCCTGGCCCCGCAGACCGAGCTGTACTACGAGACGTACGGCGAGGGCCGTCCCGTCGTCCTGATTCATGGCTGGCCACTGTCGGGCCGCATGTGGGAAGGGCAGATCGACGCGCTGCGTCACGCCGGCTATCAGGTGATCTCGTATGACCGCCGTGGCTTCGGCCAGAGCGGCAAGACGGCCACCGGGTACACCTACGACGTGTTCGCCAGCGACCTGAAAGACCTGATCGAGGCGCTGAGCCTGAACGACGTGACGGTCGTGGGCTTCAGCATGGGCGGCGGGGAAGTCAGCCGTTACGCCGGGCTGTTCGGCACGCAGTACCTGCGCAGTGCCGCGCTGATCTCCTCGGTCGCGCCATACCTGCTCAAGACCGAAGACAACCCGGACGGCGGCATGGCGGAGGCCGACGTGGAAGGCATGGTGGGGCAGGTGGCCGCCAACCGCCCGCAGTTCCTGGCGGGCTTTACCAAGAAGTTCCTGAACTGGGACGAGAACGGCGCGAAGCTGGGCGACGAGTTTCTTGATTTTACGGCCAGCCTGTACTTCCAGGCGTCCCCCGTGGCGACCCAGGAGTGCGTGCGTGCGTTCGCCATGACCGACTTCCGCGCGGACCTCGCGAAACTGACGGTGCCGCTGCTGGTCGTGCACGGTGACGCGGATCAGATCGTGCCGCTGGAGGCGAGCGGTCAGCGCGTGCCGCAGTACCAGCCGAATGCAGAGCTGCACGTGATGAAGGGCGCGCCGCACGGCCTGAATGCCACGCACGCCGAGGAGTTCAACCGGTTGCTGCTGGACTTCGTGGCCCGCTGA
- a CDS encoding DUF2171 domain-containing protein: protein MTKMNAGEISDRIAQNLKARLEQSGEHLQVKDVNGEHVGTVDHLDGERVKLTKNDSADGQHHYVDLAQVESVDDVAVYLNVERSVIA, encoded by the coding sequence ATGACGAAGATGAATGCCGGAGAGATCAGCGACCGTATCGCCCAGAACCTCAAGGCCCGCCTGGAGCAGAGCGGCGAGCATCTTCAGGTGAAGGACGTGAACGGCGAGCACGTGGGAACCGTGGATCACCTGGACGGCGAGCGCGTGAAACTCACGAAGAACGACAGCGCGGACGGGCAGCATCATTACGTGGATCTGGCGCAGGTGGAGAGCGTGGACGACGTGGCGGTGTACCTGAACGTGGAGCGCAGCGTCATCGCGTGA
- a CDS encoding NADAR domain-containing protein — protein MSPDPVFFYQTAHPFSNFHPSVFTEDGVAYHCAEQYLMARKAALFGDEATRRAILAARTPGECKALGRRVSPYDDARWAQERFGVALDMLRLKFGQNALLRAALLATGEAELVEAAPNDRIWGVGFSEQDAPGARQAWGENLLGRALMSVRTELGGAALHDGPLKFR, from the coding sequence ATGAGCCCCGATCCCGTTTTCTTCTACCAGACGGCACATCCGTTTTCGAACTTTCACCCCAGCGTGTTCACCGAGGATGGCGTGGCGTACCACTGCGCCGAGCAGTACCTGATGGCCCGCAAGGCCGCCCTGTTCGGGGACGAGGCGACCCGCAGGGCGATTCTGGCGGCCCGCACGCCCGGCGAGTGCAAGGCGCTGGGCCGCCGCGTGAGCCCCTACGACGATGCCCGCTGGGCGCAGGAGCGGTTCGGGGTGGCGCTGGACATGCTGCGTCTGAAGTTCGGACAGAACGCGCTGCTACGGGCGGCGCTGCTGGCGACCGGCGAGGCAGAGCTGGTGGAGGCTGCCCCGAACGACCGGATCTGGGGTGTGGGTTTCAGCGAGCAGGACGCCCCCGGCGCGCGGCAGGCCTGGGGGGAGAACCTGCTGGGACGCGCCCTCATGAGTGTGCGCACGGAGTTGGGTGGCGCGGCGCTTCATGACGGCCCGCTCAAGTTCCGGTAA
- the proS gene encoding proline--tRNA ligase encodes MTKDGGKQDKKAQQYGVTPQSTDFNDWYNEVVKKADLADNSPVAGAMVVRPYGSALWENIQRWLDDRFKATGHESLIFPTLIPMGFITKEADHVEGFAPELFTVNKIGTEELAEPYVMRPTSETIIGHMWSGWLNSYRDLPFLHYQWGSVFRAELRTKAFLRTSEFYWHEGHTAHADETEARAEVRQMLDIYHEFCRDVLALPVVRGEKTASERFAGAVATYSIEGMMRDGKALQSGTSHYLGQNFSRAFDVKFQTREQKEELAHTTSWAISSRIIGAIIMTHGDDFGLIMPPRIAPIQVVVIPVGRKDNFDQMVEEGEKLAAELRAQGLKVKVDKRDGVTNGFKYNDWELKGVPVRIELGPRDLESGVVVVKNRNGDEKETLPRAEAVSGMAARLDGIHDWLLERATSFMLEHTVTVDTYEEFKAAIEAGKWVRAFHCGDPESERQIKEDTKATARNVPLDDAEFFNEAEEGVCVHTGRPAAYGKRVIFGRQY; translated from the coding sequence ATGACTAAGGACGGCGGCAAACAGGACAAGAAGGCGCAGCAGTACGGCGTGACGCCCCAGAGCACGGATTTCAACGACTGGTACAACGAGGTCGTGAAGAAGGCCGACCTGGCCGACAACAGCCCCGTGGCGGGCGCGATGGTCGTGCGCCCGTACGGCAGCGCGCTGTGGGAGAACATCCAGCGCTGGCTGGACGACCGGTTCAAGGCGACGGGGCACGAGTCGCTGATCTTCCCCACGCTGATCCCCATGGGCTTTATTACCAAGGAAGCGGATCATGTGGAGGGCTTCGCGCCGGAGCTGTTCACGGTGAACAAGATCGGCACCGAGGAACTGGCCGAGCCGTACGTGATGCGCCCCACCAGCGAGACGATCATCGGGCACATGTGGAGCGGCTGGCTGAACTCCTACCGTGACCTGCCGTTCCTGCACTACCAGTGGGGCAGCGTGTTCCGCGCGGAGCTGCGCACCAAGGCGTTCCTGCGGACCAGCGAGTTCTACTGGCACGAGGGGCACACCGCGCACGCCGACGAGACCGAGGCGCGGGCCGAGGTGCGGCAGATGCTGGACATCTACCACGAGTTCTGCCGCGACGTGCTGGCCCTGCCGGTGGTGCGCGGCGAGAAGACCGCCAGCGAACGCTTTGCCGGGGCGGTCGCCACGTACTCCATCGAGGGCATGATGCGCGACGGCAAGGCCCTCCAGAGCGGCACCAGTCACTACCTGGGCCAGAACTTCAGCCGGGCGTTCGACGTGAAGTTCCAGACGCGCGAGCAGAAGGAAGAACTGGCGCACACGACCTCCTGGGCCATTTCGAGCCGCATCATCGGGGCGATCATCATGACGCACGGTGACGATTTCGGGCTGATCATGCCGCCCCGCATCGCGCCCATTCAGGTGGTCGTGATTCCCGTGGGCCGCAAGGACAACTTCGACCAGATGGTCGAGGAAGGCGAGAAACTGGCCGCCGAACTGCGCGCCCAGGGCCTGAAGGTCAAGGTCGACAAACGCGACGGCGTGACGAACGGCTTCAAGTACAACGACTGGGAACTCAAGGGTGTACCCGTGCGAATCGAGCTGGGCCCCCGCGACCTGGAGAGCGGCGTGGTCGTCGTGAAGAACCGCAACGGCGACGAGAAGGAAACCCTGCCCCGCGCCGAAGCTGTGAGCGGCATGGCCGCCCGCCTGGACGGCATTCACGACTGGCTGCTGGAACGCGCTACGAGCTTCATGCTGGAGCACACCGTCACGGTGGACACCTACGAGGAGTTCAAGGCGGCCATCGAGGCGGGCAAGTGGGTGCGTGCCTTCCACTGTGGCGACCCCGAGAGCGAACGGCAGATCAAGGAGGACACCAAGGCCACCGCCCGCAATGTCCCCCTGGACGACGCGGAGTTCTTCAACGAGGCCGAGGAGGGCGTGTGCGTCCACACCGGCCGCCCCGCCGCGTACGGCAAGCGCGTGATCTTCGGTCGTCAGTACTGA
- a CDS encoding ABC transporter substrate-binding protein yields the protein MKRALLPLLTLSLIASASAQQAKELRLGVFPNVTHAAGLVGVQRGLIQKNLPAGVKLVVREFANGSQINEAFAAGAIDAAYVGPGPAMNAFMRGVPIQVYAGAANAGAVLVARKDSGVRNVKGLAGKKVAVPTRGSTQDISLRHLLHENGLKATDEGGNVTIVPVDPANMPALFAAKQVDAALVQEPWGAIMETQGARLIANEKAIWAGGNYTTTVLTVNTRYAAANPDSLRGLLRGHLAAIDFIKGSSAGTQKSVAEQIYVFTGKRPNTAELFKALSRTKVTWDINLKTLAEYAQLNREAGFARDVPDLNRFVNLDLIRSLAK from the coding sequence ATGAAGCGTGCCCTCCTCCCCCTCCTGACCCTCTCCCTGATCGCCAGCGCCAGCGCGCAGCAGGCCAAGGAACTGCGCCTGGGCGTGTTCCCGAACGTCACGCACGCCGCCGGACTGGTCGGCGTGCAGCGCGGCCTGATTCAGAAGAACCTCCCGGCCGGCGTGAAACTGGTCGTACGTGAATTCGCGAACGGCAGCCAGATCAACGAGGCCTTCGCCGCCGGCGCCATTGACGCCGCCTACGTCGGCCCGGGGCCCGCCATGAACGCCTTCATGCGCGGCGTGCCCATCCAGGTGTACGCGGGCGCCGCGAACGCCGGAGCGGTCCTGGTCGCCCGCAAGGACAGCGGCGTGCGCAACGTGAAGGGACTGGCCGGGAAGAAGGTCGCGGTGCCCACGCGCGGCAGCACGCAGGACATCAGCCTGCGCCACCTGCTGCACGAGAACGGCCTGAAAGCCACCGACGAGGGCGGCAACGTCACCATCGTGCCGGTCGACCCGGCCAACATGCCCGCCCTGTTCGCCGCCAAACAGGTGGACGCCGCGCTCGTGCAGGAACCCTGGGGCGCGATCATGGAAACGCAGGGCGCCCGCCTGATCGCCAACGAGAAGGCCATCTGGGCCGGCGGGAACTACACCACCACCGTCCTGACCGTGAACACGCGCTACGCCGCCGCGAACCCCGACAGCCTGCGCGGCCTGCTGCGCGGGCACCTGGCGGCCATCGACTTCATCAAGGGCAGCAGCGCCGGCACGCAGAAGTCGGTCGCGGAACAGATCTACGTCTTCACCGGCAAGCGCCCCAACACCGCCGAGCTGTTCAAGGCGCTGTCCCGCACGAAGGTCACCTGGGACATCAACCTCAAGACCCTGGCCGAGTACGCCCAGCTGAACCGCGAGGCCGGCTTCGCGCGGGACGTGCCGGACCTGAACCGCTTCGTGAACCTCGACCTGATCCGCAGCCTCGCGAAGTGA
- the glgX gene encoding glycogen debranching protein GlgX yields the protein MTTPPILRPGRPYPLGATWDGKGTNFALYSENASGVELCLFDEHGAETRVPLREQTAFVWHGYLPAVKPGQRYGYRVHGEYAPERGLRFNPNVVLLDPYAKALDGTERFDEGVFGYVPGGEDTVMQEEEQRGAPLGIVVDSNFDWGDSRRPEIPFHQAVIYEAHVKGLTMTHPDVPDELRGTYAGIACEPILFYLRELGITSIELMPVHQHVDDPFLLDKGLTNYWGYSTLSFFAPDVRYSAEARRGNPAGAVDEFKHMVRALHESGIEVILDVVYNHTAEGNHMGPTMSFKGIDNPTYYRLVAEDPRFYFDYTGTGNSLNVRHPQTLQLIMDSLRYWVTEMHVDGFRFDLASTLARGLHEVDQLSGFFTIIHQDPVISQVKLIAEPWDVGEGGYQVGNFPVNWAEWNGIYRDDMRAFWKGDGGLASEIGYRLTGSSDLYQNDGRKPYASINFVTAHDGFTLRDTVTYEQKHNDANQEGGNDGHNHNITWNCGVEGETEDAEINALRARQQRNFLATLLLGQGTPMLLGGDEIGRTQGGNNNAYCQDNEISWYDWANLDEDLLAFTKKVIRLRKEHPALHRRKFFSGRTIRGEDVRDIVWLRFDGAEMSDEDWSNPQTQSMGIFLDGNGLDDVDSHGQPLLDDHLLLLLNASHVDLPFTLPELAGCQHWELLLDTGDDHATETPAAGEETHLLARSVKLYRCPRQ from the coding sequence ATGACTACCCCACCCATTCTCCGACCCGGCCGCCCCTACCCCCTGGGCGCCACCTGGGACGGCAAGGGCACCAACTTCGCCCTGTACTCCGAGAACGCCAGCGGCGTGGAACTGTGCCTGTTCGACGAACACGGCGCCGAGACCCGCGTGCCCCTGCGCGAACAGACCGCCTTCGTGTGGCACGGCTACCTGCCCGCCGTGAAGCCGGGGCAACGCTACGGGTACCGCGTGCACGGCGAGTACGCCCCGGAGCGCGGCCTGCGCTTCAACCCGAACGTGGTGCTGCTCGATCCCTACGCCAAGGCGCTGGACGGCACGGAACGCTTCGACGAGGGCGTGTTCGGTTACGTGCCGGGCGGCGAGGACACCGTCATGCAGGAAGAGGAGCAGCGCGGCGCGCCCCTGGGTATCGTCGTGGACTCCAACTTCGACTGGGGAGACAGCCGCCGCCCCGAGATTCCGTTCCATCAGGCCGTGATCTACGAGGCGCACGTCAAGGGCCTCACCATGACGCACCCGGACGTGCCCGACGAACTGCGCGGCACGTACGCCGGGATCGCCTGCGAACCCATCCTGTTCTACCTGCGGGAACTGGGCATCACCAGCATCGAACTGATGCCCGTGCACCAGCACGTGGACGACCCGTTCCTGCTCGACAAGGGCCTGACCAACTACTGGGGCTACAGCACCCTGTCGTTCTTCGCGCCCGACGTGCGCTACAGCGCCGAGGCGCGCCGGGGCAACCCGGCCGGAGCCGTGGACGAGTTCAAGCACATGGTCAGGGCGCTGCACGAGTCCGGCATCGAGGTCATCCTGGACGTGGTGTACAACCACACCGCGGAAGGCAACCACATGGGGCCGACCATGTCCTTCAAGGGCATCGACAACCCCACGTACTACCGGCTGGTCGCCGAGGACCCCCGCTTCTACTTCGATTACACCGGCACCGGCAACAGCCTGAACGTCCGCCACCCGCAGACGCTGCAACTGATCATGGACAGCCTGCGCTACTGGGTGACCGAGATGCACGTCGACGGCTTCCGCTTCGACCTGGCCAGCACCCTGGCGCGCGGCCTGCACGAGGTCGATCAGCTGTCCGGCTTCTTCACGATCATCCACCAGGACCCGGTCATCAGTCAGGTCAAGCTGATCGCCGAGCCGTGGGACGTGGGCGAGGGCGGCTATCAGGTCGGGAACTTCCCGGTCAACTGGGCCGAGTGGAACGGCATCTACCGCGACGACATGCGCGCCTTCTGGAAGGGCGACGGCGGACTGGCCTCCGAGATCGGGTACCGCCTGACCGGCAGCAGTGACCTGTACCAGAACGACGGCCGCAAACCGTACGCCAGCATCAACTTCGTGACCGCCCACGACGGCTTCACGCTGCGCGACACCGTCACGTACGAGCAGAAGCACAACGACGCCAACCAGGAAGGCGGCAACGACGGCCACAACCACAACATCACCTGGAACTGCGGCGTGGAAGGCGAGACCGAGGACGCCGAGATCAACGCGCTGCGTGCCCGCCAGCAGCGGAACTTCCTGGCGACCCTGCTGCTCGGGCAGGGAACCCCGATGCTGCTGGGCGGCGACGAGATCGGCCGCACGCAGGGCGGTAACAACAACGCCTACTGCCAGGACAACGAGATCAGCTGGTACGACTGGGCGAACCTCGACGAGGACCTGCTGGCCTTCACCAAGAAGGTCATCCGGCTGCGCAAGGAACACCCGGCCCTGCACCGCCGCAAGTTCTTCAGCGGCCGCACCATCCGCGGCGAGGACGTGCGCGACATCGTCTGGCTGCGCTTCGACGGCGCCGAGATGAGTGACGAGGACTGGAGCAATCCCCAGACGCAGAGCATGGGCATCTTCCTGGACGGCAACGGCCTGGACGACGTGGACAGCCACGGCCAGCCGCTGCTGGACGACCACCTGCTACTGCTGCTGAACGCCTCGCACGTGGACCTGCCGTTCACGCTGCCGGAACTCGCCGGCTGCCAGCACTGGGAACTGCTGCTGGACACCGGCGACGATCACGCCACCGAGACCCCGGCCGCCGGCGAGGAAACCCACCTGCTGGCCCGCAGCGTCAAACTGTACCGCTGCCCCCGTCAGTAA
- a CDS encoding App1 family protein, whose amino-acid sequence MNPVTTAFKTVQPMLERALLAADQAFAAFVQPRRARGKLLLQPYVGWGTPAQVELTGRVLLPRTMQPARKGDRRLRNAQNVLRRLLSREVGGVRVTGTLDGQQVSAVSDADGYFTLIFTPQVPLPGGWHQAALTLDGRDVTATARVQVVADARFGIISDLDDTVIQSDVTSLPRMLATVLTGNARTRLPFPGVGALYRALTRDGEARNPIFYVSSSPWNFFDLLWQFLDYRRIPLGPMFLRNWGVDLLGGHGGYKHGVIERIFTRFPDLTFVLVGDSGEKDPEIYAEIVRRHPGRVLAVYIRDVTEGTRDSGVLKLREEVRKTGADLVLAADSLNAASHAMAMGLITPGEYRSVLTSVARTYET is encoded by the coding sequence GTGAATCCAGTAACGACTGCGTTCAAGACCGTGCAGCCCATGCTGGAAAGGGCGCTGCTGGCCGCCGATCAGGCGTTCGCCGCTTTCGTGCAGCCCCGTCGCGCCCGCGGCAAGCTGCTGCTGCAACCCTACGTCGGGTGGGGTACGCCCGCCCAGGTGGAACTGACCGGGCGGGTGCTGCTGCCCCGCACCATGCAACCCGCCCGCAAGGGCGACCGCCGCCTGCGCAACGCGCAGAACGTCCTGCGCCGCCTGCTGTCGCGCGAGGTGGGCGGCGTGCGGGTCACGGGCACCCTGGACGGCCAGCAGGTCAGCGCCGTCAGTGACGCCGACGGATACTTCACGCTGATCTTCACGCCGCAGGTGCCGCTGCCCGGCGGGTGGCATCAGGCGGCCCTGACCCTGGACGGCCGGGACGTGACCGCCACCGCCCGCGTGCAGGTCGTCGCGGACGCCCGCTTCGGCATCATCAGCGACCTGGACGACACCGTCATCCAGTCCGACGTGACCAGCCTGCCGCGCATGCTCGCCACCGTCCTGACCGGCAACGCCCGCACCCGCCTGCCGTTCCCCGGTGTGGGCGCCCTGTACCGCGCCCTGACCCGTGACGGCGAGGCCCGCAACCCGATCTTCTACGTGTCCAGCAGCCCCTGGAATTTCTTCGATCTGCTGTGGCAGTTCCTGGATTACCGCCGCATCCCGCTGGGGCCGATGTTCCTGCGCAACTGGGGCGTGGACCTGCTCGGCGGGCACGGCGGGTACAAGCACGGCGTGATCGAACGGATCTTCACGCGCTTCCCGGACCTGACGTTCGTGCTGGTTGGCGACAGCGGCGAGAAAGACCCCGAAATCTACGCCGAGATCGTGCGCCGCCATCCGGGCCGGGTGCTGGCCGTGTACATCCGCGACGTGACCGAGGGCACGCGCGACAGCGGCGTCCTGAAACTCCGCGAGGAAGTCCGCAAGACCGGCGCGGACCTCGTGCTGGCCGCCGACAGCCTGAACGCCGCCAGCCACGCCATGGCCATGGGCCTGATCACGCCCGGCGAGTACCGCAGCGTCCTGACCAGTGTCGCCCGCACCTACGAAACCTGA